The stretch of DNA GGGGTGGCGGGATGGTAGGTGAGGGTCATTTGGAGGGTAGGGCAGGCACAGGGTCAGGCAGGTTTGGGCTTTGGAGTGCAGGTTGGAGGGAGGGAGTCTGGGTGCCCTGGTGCTGGGCCGAGGCAGTGAGGAGGGGCCTGGACCCAGCTTGGGgcttgggggttggggaggaggggCTGAGTGGGAGGCGTGTTCAGGAGGCACATCAGGTGGGTCTTGGGGCATGAGCGGGTGAGAGGGTGGACAGCTGGCCTTCCCCTGAGATGGGATGTGGAGGAGGAGCGGGATTTCGGGTGATGCTGAGGTTGGTTTTGACATGGTGGTGTGAGGTGCCTGGGGGATGTCCAGGACAGGACTGTCGCTTCGTTGAGTCTGGGGctcagaggggaggggaggcctaggcaggagacAGACGTGGGGAGAGGGGTTCTCTGAAGAGGAGGCGGAGCACCACCTTTTGGAGAGGGGGTGCTGGAGCTGCCTTAATGGTGGAGGAAGCCCGACAGGGAGGAGGCCTGGCTGCTGTTCAGGCCGCCACCTCACCTGCTGCACTTGTGCCACCTCTCCCCGACCAGCGTCCTTGCCCACCAGGTTCCTAACGCCAAGAAGCTCAGGCGGAAGGAGCAGCTATGGGAGAAGCTGGCCAAGCAGGGCGAGATGCCCCGGGAGGTGCGCAGGGCCCAGGCCCGGCTCCTCAACCCTCCCGCAGCCAGGACCAAGCCCAGGCCCCAGGACACGGTGGAGCGGCCTTTCTACGACCTCTGGGCCTCAGACAGTGAGTGACCCTGCTGTCACCTACAGATGGGGGCAGGACTGCCATGTGCAGTTGTGTGTGTTGTGCACTGCACACGAGTACAGTGCGAAAGGGAGTGCCCTGTGCTTTGGTGACCTCCCAGCAGAGTCACACGTCCTGAAGGGGCGGCTGTTTCCCACTCGtacttttcctttcctgagtTGTGAGGCTCCTGCCTTCAGCTTTGGTCTCCTCCAGTTTCTGAACCCGTCCAGACACAGTTTTGTCCGGGCAATCAAGGCCCCTTGGGGTCTAGAATCAGTCCTTCCCTTGCCTGAGCTTCAGGGTCACCTTTTTGAAATGGGGAGGGATTGGGGGGAGCCCTTTGGTGCCTATTCCATGCTGGGACTGTCCCAGCAGCTCCCCTCGCTGTATCCACAGACCCCCTGGACAGGCCGTTGATTGGCCAGGACGAGTTTTTCCTGGAGCAGACCAAGAAGAAAGGAGTGAAGGTGAGATGTGGGAAGGGCGTCCTGGGTGATTGGAGGGTGAGGAGGGCCGGGAGCTGCTCTGTGTTCCTGCAGTAGAGTCTCAGTCTCAGAACCCTTCTATCCCAGTGGCCGAGAACTCTGCTGGAGCCAGGTGGCTGGGATTCCTGTCCCGGCTCCAGTGCTGACTGATCCTGGGAAGGTGGGCTAACCTTTCTGTGACTTGTGTCTTCCTCTAAAATGCAGATGAGGgcggggcatagtggctcacgcctgtaatctcagccctttgggaggccaagacaggtggatcacctgaggtcaggagtttgagaccagcctgaccaacatggtgaagccctgtctttactaaaaatatttttaaaaattagctgggcgcggtggcacgtacctgtagtcccagctactaggaaggctgagacaggagaatcgcttgaaccagggaggtggaggttgcagtgagccgaggtcatgccactgcactccagcctgggcaacaagagcaaaactccgtctcaaaaaaaaaataataaaatatagatgaaattgTACTTAGATCGTGGGCTGGTGGGGAGAATTTAAAGAGGTAACGCGTGAGAAGGTGGAGACGGTGCTGGCAAGTGGCAGAAGTGTCATGGGTTTGAGTTTGGATTTGCAGCCTCCTCCTTCCTGAGCTGCTGTACCCCGAGTGTTAGAGCCCAGGTACTTACAGTCTTCGGGGCTCAGCCAGAGAAGCCCTTGCTGGAAAGAACATGCAATAGCAGTGTAGTGAGAGACCTGGAAGGGCGAGGGGCAGGCCATGCAGAGGTCCCAGGGAAGAGCCGCCAGGCTGATGACAGAGGCTTTGAGGGGGGACCGAGTGTGTTCAGGAGCCGGGAGGAGAGGGGGTGGTCGCGGAGGGAGTACAGGCCAGGCTTGGGGGATTATTCTGAGCGGGGCAGATGTGTGGGGCACCACCAGAGGGTTTtgtggaggggaggggtgggaccCAGGTGGCCACTCTGGGGAGGTCACACTGTGGTGGGGCAGGTGTAGAGTGAGACGCCGGGAGTCAGGGGCTTGAGAGTGGAGCCCTGAGCCAGCTGGGCTGGGGCTGCGGGTGACCCGGGACATAGTCATGGGGCAGACGCTCCAGGCCTTGCCAGCGGTTGGGTGTGGGAAGAGCTTGAGGGGCATTCAGGTGACTCCAGGCTTCTGCTGGCGACTGACAGGGCCTTCGTGGGTTGGAGAGAAGATGGGGAGGGATGAAGAAAGCCTGGAAGTGGGCCGTGCGCCCAGGTCGCCCAGGCTTCTAAGGCGAGGCCCTCCTGACTGAATCACTCCCCAAAGTCCCGTCTGGTGACTTTACCACATTGCAGTTAAGTTTGAACACACAAGTCCGGGGGACCTTCTGACCTCACACGGCCTTACCCTGCCGCGGCCTTTTCTCCACAGCGGCCACCACGCCTGCACACCAAGCCGTCCCAGGCACCCGCTGTGGAGGTGGCGCCTGCCGGAGCTTCCTACAACCCATCGTTTGAAGACCACCAGGTAACAACACCACCCTGACCAGGCCTCCCTCCTCAGCGGGCTCTGCCTCTCGGTCAGGGCTTCACTAGCTCCCTCCCTGTGCTGGGTGGTGCTGGGTGGTGCTGGGAACTCCAGAGTGACCCAGACAGCCCTGGGGCCTGTCCTCACGGGGCTCACGGTCCAGTGCAAGAGACCTGTTCCCAGATAATGATGAGCAGAGTGGTTGGGGCTGGGAGCCCAGATGGGGCACCTGGCCCAGCCTGGGGGGTCAGGAAGGGCTCCTTGGAGGAGGGGACGCCTGAGccaaggcagaggcagaggctgagggaggggtttGCAATGGGAGGGGGGGAGTGAGTTTTCCAGGTGGCGGGAACAGCACGTGCAAAGGTACAGAGGTGAGTGAGACCATGGCGCCTGCCAGGAAGCCTGTGGGACAGAGATGCAAAAGGCTGTGGTGACTCGGTGGCACACTGGCAGCCAAGTGACAGTTATTCACAGGCGAGGCTAGCTCAGCGATGGGAAAGTCTGGCTGGAGCCACTGTGCATTTAGCAGGCATCTGTTGGGCACAGATACTGGACAAAGGGTACGAAAACCCCTCCCTTGACCGgatgcagtgcctcacacctgtaatcccagcactttgggaggctgaggccggcagatcatttgaagtcaggagttcgagaccagcctgaccaacatggtgaaaccccgtctctactaaatacagaaaattagcagggcgtggcagtatatgcctgtggtcccacctacttgggaggctgaggtgggaggattgcttgagcccaagaggtccaggctgcagtaagctgtgatggcaccacggcactccagcctgtataacagagcaagactctcaaaaaacaGCCACAACCCTCCCTGGAGGAACACTCCTTCTCCTGGGATGACGTGACTGGAGAGACGCTGAGATGTTCGCGATAGAGGCAGGATGCTTGCCCTCATCATTTTTAGCGTTCATAAGAAGGAGCTAGCCAGGAACAGAGGCACCTTCCTCATCTGGTAGAGAAAAATGTCTGCGGAAAAAAGCAACAGTGTGCTCACGTTTGAAAGGACGAGGGTGCCGCTCTCTGCCGTCTGTTCCTGGACCAGATGTGGGAGGAGGCGTGGAGATCGGACATTCGCTTTTAGATTTGTACAGAACTACTTCCTAGAGGTCAAATTTACTTATCATACAGTCACCTGGTTAGAGTATGTGATTCCGTGGTTTTTAGTGACTATTGTGTAACCATccccacagtcaattttagaacattttctctGTCCGTAAAGGAAACCTCACACACGTCAGCCGTCACCCCCACAATTCCCTGTCTCGTGTGGACTTAGGCAGATGCCAGGCTTCCTGTCTCAGGGAGTTGCCCACCCCGACCAGTTCACATAAATGaaactgtgggccgggcgcggtggctcacacctgtaatcccagcactttgggaggccaaggtggatggaccacctgaggtcaggagtttgaaaccagcctgaccaacatggagaaaccccgtctctactaaaaactacaaaattatccgggcgtggtggcgcatgcctgtaatcccagctactcgggaggctgaggcaggagaatcgcttgaacccgggaggcggaggttgtcgtgggccaagatcatgccattgcactccagcctgggcaacaagagtgaaactctgtctaaaaaaaaaaaacaaaaaacggaaGCGTACAGGCCAGACTGCCTTCCCAGACGTGCAGAACAGGTGTGAGGACGAGGGTTTGAGGTGCCCTCTGGCTCTGTGCAGGGTGGGGTGTGCTGGTAGATGGGGCATGGGGAGGAAAGCCTGGGCCGGGGTGAGATCCGTGGGCACTGGGTGAGGGACAGATGGGAGGTAAAAGGGTCTAGTCTCAGTGTCCCAGGAGAGGTTCAGGGACGGGTCCTCACTCCCGCCGCCTCGCAGACCCTGCTCTCAGTCGCCCACGAGGTGGAGTTGCAGCGGCAGAAGGAGGCGGAGAAGCTGGAGCGGCAGCTGGCCCTGCCCACCACGGAGCAGGCCGCCACCCAGGTGAGCCCCacacctgcccctccctcccctcccggGGCCTGCTACCTACCCCTGACACTGCTCCCTGCTTCCCACCTCCCCAGGAGTCCACGTTCCAGGAGCTATGCGAGGGGCTGCTGGAGGAGTCGGATGGTGAGGGGGAGCCAGGCCAGGGCGAGGGGCCGGAGGCAGGGGATGCCGAGGTCTGTCCCACGCCCGCCCGCCTGGCCACCACAGAGAAGAAGACGGAGCAGCAGCGGCGGCGGGAGAAGGCTGCGCGCAGGCTGGTGAGCACCTGGGCTGGCGGGGCCTGCTTCTGATGCCtcgcctccttccttccttcctccctcccatggGCTGTCCTGGGTGCTGCGGGCAGCCTGCCCACCCCAAGCCCCGTGTGTGGCCTGTGGTTTGGGCTGTTTGGGATCCTCACAGCTGAGACTCATTTCCCAGCCTCTTCCAGGCAGGCCTCTGGGCTGGGGTGGGACGGGGGTCCCTGACGCTTCTGTTTGAGGAGTGAGGTGCAGGGAGGTTTCTGCACCGCAGACCGGGGGAGATGGGTGACGGGGCTGAAGCTAGCAGCTGCTGGGAAGGCACTGGAGGCGCTGCTGACCTGATGGGGACAGGGTCAGGAAGGGCCTCCGGGGGCAGGCAGATTTGTGCGGGTAGGGTTCCCTGTGTAGAGGGAAGGCCTCCCTGGGTGGGCAGCACTCGCCTGGACCCTGACCCTGCCCTGTCTCCACAGCGGGTACAGCAGGCCGCGTTGCGGTCCGCCCGGCTCCAGCACCAGGAGCTGTTCCGGCTGCGCGGGATCAAGGCCCAGGTGGCCCTGAGGCTGGCGGAGCTGGCGCGGCGGCGGAGGCAGCGGCAGGCGcggcgggaggctgaggctgacaaGCCCCGAAGGCTGGGGCGGCTCAAGTGAGAACCAGGCCGGGGGTTCTGGGAGAAGCTGGGATGGGGGCCAGGTCCCAGGGCCTGACGCCTTCCTGCCTTTGTTCAGGAACTGCCCACCCCTCCACCGGGAGACCACCTCTTCCCCCACAAAACCCCACATTCTCAGAGGCCCTTCCTTCTCCAGGAAGGGGCTTTGGACTGGGTGTCCTGGGCCCTGCAGGGGTGATATTTCTGAACACCCGCCCTGTTCTGCAGGTACCAGGCACCCGACATTGACGTGCAGCTGAGCTCGGAGCTGACAGACTCGCTCAGGACCCTGAAGGTGCTCATTGCTGGCGCCGCAGAGCCCTGTGCCCAATGATGACACCATCCTTGCTCCCCGTGCCCCCCAGGGGCTATGGGTGACATCATGGCTGCCCCTGGGCTGGGCCAGTGGGGCCAATGCCCAGGGGCTGAGGGCACGGGGTGCTGGGGGGGATCCCAGGGTAGGGGTCAGGCTAGGGTTTGAGTCTGGGACCCTAAGAAGGCCTTTCCTTCCAGCTGGTCCCTGTTGCAGTCTGGTCGCCTTTAGGACTAGAGGGACCTTCCTGAAGTTCAGAACCAACCCTGTCCCTCCCCTGCTCAGAACCTGCTGTGGCTCCCCAGTGCCCCTGAGGAAACCCAGCTCCTCTTGTCAGCTACACACCTGGCCTGGCCTGCCCCAGCCATGGGGCTCCAGCCAGCTGTGCTCATGAGTGGACTGCACCTTCTCCCTCTGACCCGGCCTTTGCCCTTGCTGTCCCCTTTTCTGTTTTGTCACCAGCCCACTTCCCATGACTCCTCCAAGACCAGCTCAGAGATGGCCGTGGGTTGGTGGCTGTCATCCCGGCGCTGAGCCCCAGCAGCTGAGGGCCAGGCTGAGTCCCTGGTGCCCACAAGGCTCCCCTGGGGAGACTGCACAGGGCTGAGCTGCCAGGACCCCGAGGAGAGGTCCCAGGCCCTCGGGCTTCTCCCAGGCCCTGCTGAGGCCTCCCTCTCTGTCCTGCAGCCCGAGGGCAACATCCTTCGAGACCGGTTCAAGAGCTTCCAGAGGAGGAACATGATCGAGCCTCGAGAGAGAGCCAAGTAAGGGGCGGCTGGGGCTGCTGTGGGGTGAGGGCATCTGGGATTGGCCCCGGGCACTGACGGCTCCATTGTCCCTGCTCCAGGTTCAAACGCAAGTACAAGGTGAAGCTGGTGGAGAAGCGGGCGTTCCGTGAGATCCAGTGAGTCCACCCGGTTTCAGCACAAGGGAGCCCTTCTCCCGCCCCATGGTGCCCCCCGAGTCCCAGGGCCCCTCCCAGAGGGTGGCCAGTGGCTGAATCACAACCTCTTGGCCATGCCCAGAAGAGGCCTTGAAACCAGAGTGGGGTTGGGAGGGTCCCCAAAGGGAAACTGAAAGGCAGGGAGTGTCAGGTGGGCAGGGGTTGTGGGGCACCCTCTTACCCACCCTCAGCCCCTCTTCTCTGTCCCCAGGTTGTAGCTGCCATCGGATGCTGGAGCCCTGCCCTTCAATAAAAGTCCCTTTTAGCCAATCAGTGAGCTTCGTGTGTGGCTTGTGTGCCTCCTGCGGGCAGCTGCTCCCGGGTGCAGACTCTGCATGTCCCTCTGTGGCGCACAAACATGTAGGTGCCAGAACTCGCCACCAGAGCCTGGTGAGGTCCTGGGGTGTGTCCGAAGGGGTCGTCAGCCAACTGGATCGTGGTCTGTCCAATAGCAGTGAAGTTGGCAGCCCTTCCAAGCCCGGGCAGATCCTAAAAAGCTAGCAGGCAGAGGGTGCAGGGCTTACGACCTGACTGGAGGTGGGGGGTGAAGCAGAGGTAAGGAGGAGGTTCTCTACTGGATTCCAACTTGGAGAATAGCCCAGTTCCTTCTGCTGCAGTGACAGCAGCTCTCGCCACACCGATGGTAGGAGTGGTGGCATTTGACCTCCGCCAGGCACCTGCTATCAGGTTTATGCAGGTGGATTCACTCACTGAACTCACAGCAGCCCAACCAAGGAGGGCTGTACTTACTCCCGTTTTCAAGGTGAGGaaacagggccgggcacagtggctcactcctgtaatcccatcactttgggaggctgaggcgggcagatcacttgagcccaggagtttgagaccagcctgggcaacatagccagaccctatttctaccaaaaattagccacgcgtggtgggacacacctatggtcccagctactggggaggctgaggcagcagaatcacttgaacctgggaggcggatgttgcagtgagctgagatcgcgccactgcactccagcctgggcaacaagagtgaaactcccatctcaggaaaaaaaaaaaatgccatctgCCAAGGAGGCCAGCCTCTGACCCAGTGAGTCTGTGCTCAGGGGTGACCGAAGGAAACTGCTGGAAACGGGGAGGAAGCTCTTCATGCCTGGAGACGGCCGTCAGGGCGTCGGCCACATTCCTGGATACCCGGGGGTGTGGGTGGTCACAGCCACTGAAGCACAAGCCCCGTGGCGTGGACACTCAGTGTCCTCAGGAAGCCCTTGGTATTTCCTTGCTGGGGGAAATGCGTCTGTTCCCATGTGCGAAATGGGGGATCCACAgcaaagatgtgtgtgtgtctctgcacagaAATGGCATTTCACATCCGAATTTTATGTCAAAAGCCTGAAAGTACAGaactcagctgggcacagtggcttacccctgtaatcccgtcattttgggaggccccggcaggaggattgtttgaggccaggaactggagaccaccctgggcaacacagtgagactctatctctagaaaaacattttttaggcCAGAGCAGTGTAACTtgtgatcctagcacttcaggaggttgagatgggtggattgcttgagcccaggaattcaagaccagcctgggcaacatggcaaaatcccattggTTTTTacaaaagctggaaaaattagcgggcatggtggtgccccagctactcaggaggccaaggtgggatgatcacctgagcttcggaggttgaggttgcagtgagccagaatccactgcatttcagcctgggtgacagagagaccctgtctccaaaaaaaaaaaaaacttttgaattaCTTAGTCACAGTgttgtgctcctgtagtccttgctcatcaggaggctgaggctggagggaggtggaggctgtagtgtaGTAAGAtgacgccactgtgctccagcctgggtgacagcgagactaaAACATAAAATGCGGAACTCTGGTTCACAGTTTGCAAGCTGAATTTCACTAATGTCTGCAGttcctttgaaaaatgtaaaacagaggccgggcgcggtggctcaaacctgtaatcacagcactttgggaggccaagatgggcggatcacgagatcaggagataaagaccatcctggctaacttggtgaaaccccgtctctactaaaaatacaaaaaacggtggctcaagcctgtaatcccagcgctttgggaggccgagacgggcggatcacgaggtcagaagatcgagaccatcctggctaacatggtgaaaccccgtctctactaaaaaaatacaaaaaactagccgggtgaggtggcgggcgcctgtagtcccagctactcgggaggctgaggcaggagaatggcgtaaacccgggaggcggagcttgcagtgagctgagatccggccactgcactccagcccgggcgacagagcgagactccgtctaaaaaaaaaaaaaaaaaaaaaaaaaaaaaacagaaattacccgcacgtggtggcaggtgcctgtaatcccagctactcaggaggctgaggcaggagaatggcttaaacccaggaggcggagattgcagtgagccgagatcgtgccattgcactccagcctgggcaacagggtgagagcccatctcaaaaaagaaaagcttcaggCACCACAAAACCTGGATCTGCTTCTGATTGTGATAGAAAAATATTGGAAGGACTACCCAACAATTGGAGAACAGCCGAACAAATGATACATCTATGCTGTGGCATGGGTATGACTTTGCTTTTATAAAAGGGTGGAAACCAGACGAATGTGACGGCTTGCTCTTGTCgtcccagccctttaggaggctgagatgggaggattgcttgaggccgtgagtgagaccagcctgggcaccatagcaagacccaatctcttaaaaaaaaaaattaggccgggcgcggtggctcaagcctgtaatcccagcactttgggaggccgagacgggcggatcacgaggtcaggagatcgagaccatcctggctaacacagtgaaactctgtctctactaaaaaatacaaaaaagccgggcgtgcgggccgggcgcggtggctcaagcctgtaatcccagcact from Rhinopithecus roxellana isolate Shanxi Qingling chromosome 12, ASM756505v1, whole genome shotgun sequence encodes:
- the NOP53 gene encoding ribosome biogenesis protein NOP53, whose translation is MAAGGRGGGGKHSSKSDADSGFLGLRPTSVDPALRRRRRGPRNKKRGWRRLAQEPLGLEVDRFLEDVRLQERTSGGLLSEAPNEKLFFVDTGSKEKGLTKKRTKVRKKSLLLKKPLRVDLILENTSKVPAPKDVLAHQVPNAKKLRRKEQLWEKLAKQGEMPREVRRAQARLLNPPAARTKPRPQDTVERPFYDLWASDNPLDRPLIGQDEFFLEQTKKKGVKRPPRLHTKPSQAPAVEVAPAGASYNPSFEDHQTLLSVAHEVELQRQKEAEKLERQLALPTTEQAATQESTFQELCEGLLEESDGEGEPGQGEGPEAGDAEVCPTPARLATTEKKTEQQRRREKAARRLRVQQAALRSARLQHQELFRLRGIKAQVALRLAELARRRRQRQARREAEADKPRRLGRLKYQAPDIDVQLSSELTDSLRTLKPEGNILRDRFKSFQRRNMIEPRERAKFKRKYKVKLVEKRAFREIQL